One window of the Camarhynchus parvulus chromosome 2, STF_HiC, whole genome shotgun sequence genome contains the following:
- the IDI1 gene encoding isopentenyl-diphosphate Delta-isomerase 1 isoform X1: MWRALLRAGSAAPRSGPGVRGERRGPSARTASRTCATVRMPEVNTDHLDEQQVQLLAEMCILIDENDNKIGAETKKNCHLNENIDKGLLHRAFSVFLFNTENKLLLQQRSNAKITFPDCFTNTCCSHPLSHPQELEENDAIGVRRAAQRRLKAELGIPMEQVPPEDISYLTRIHYKAKSDGIWGEHEIDYILFVQKDVTLNPDPNEIQSYCYVTQKELKQLLDKAARNEVKITPWFKLIAETFLFKWWDNLNNLNKFVEHEKIHRM, from the exons ATGTGGCGCGCGCTGCTccgggccgggagcgcggcCCCTCGGAGCGGCCCCGGCGTGAGGGGAGAGCGGCGGGGGCCGAGCGCACGGACTGCGAG tAGAACGTGTGCTACTGTCAGGATGCCTGAAGTAAACACAGATCACCTGGATGAGCAGCAGGTGCAGCTCTTGGCAGAGATGTGCATCCTTATCGATGAAAATGACAATAAGATTGGAGCAGAGACCAAGAAAAACTGTCACTTGAATGAAAACATTGACAAAG gttTACTGCACCGagctttcagtgttttcttatttaatacagaaaataaactgctgctgcagcagaggtcaaatgcaaaaattacatttccag ATTGTTTTACCAACACTTGTTGCAGTCACCCTCTGAGCCATCCACAAGAACTGGAAGAAAATGATGCCATTGGTGTTcggagagcagcacagagacggctgaaagcagagctgggaattcccaTGGAGCAG GTACCTCCAGAAGACATCTCCTACCTGACTCGAATTCACTACAAGGCCAAGTCTGATGGCATCTGGGGAGAACATGAGATAGACTATATCTTATTTGTGCAGAAGGATGTGACACTGAATCCTGACCCCAACGAGATCCAAAGCTACTGCTACGTGACACAGAAAGAACTGAAACAGCTCCTGGACAAAGCTGCCAGGAATGAAGTCAAGATTACTCCATGGTTCAAGCTGATAGCAGAGACCTTTCTTTTTAAGTGGTGGGATAACTTGAATAACTTGAACAAATTTGTtgaacatgaaaaaatacaCCGAATGTGA
- the IDI1 gene encoding isopentenyl-diphosphate Delta-isomerase 1 isoform X2 translates to MWRALLRAGSAAPRSGPGVRGERRGPSARTARTCATVRMPEVNTDHLDEQQVQLLAEMCILIDENDNKIGAETKKNCHLNENIDKGLLHRAFSVFLFNTENKLLLQQRSNAKITFPDCFTNTCCSHPLSHPQELEENDAIGVRRAAQRRLKAELGIPMEQVPPEDISYLTRIHYKAKSDGIWGEHEIDYILFVQKDVTLNPDPNEIQSYCYVTQKELKQLLDKAARNEVKITPWFKLIAETFLFKWWDNLNNLNKFVEHEKIHRM, encoded by the exons ATGTGGCGCGCGCTGCTccgggccgggagcgcggcCCCTCGGAGCGGCCCCGGCGTGAGGGGAGAGCGGCGGGGGCCGAGCGCACGGACTGCGAG AACGTGTGCTACTGTCAGGATGCCTGAAGTAAACACAGATCACCTGGATGAGCAGCAGGTGCAGCTCTTGGCAGAGATGTGCATCCTTATCGATGAAAATGACAATAAGATTGGAGCAGAGACCAAGAAAAACTGTCACTTGAATGAAAACATTGACAAAG gttTACTGCACCGagctttcagtgttttcttatttaatacagaaaataaactgctgctgcagcagaggtcaaatgcaaaaattacatttccag ATTGTTTTACCAACACTTGTTGCAGTCACCCTCTGAGCCATCCACAAGAACTGGAAGAAAATGATGCCATTGGTGTTcggagagcagcacagagacggctgaaagcagagctgggaattcccaTGGAGCAG GTACCTCCAGAAGACATCTCCTACCTGACTCGAATTCACTACAAGGCCAAGTCTGATGGCATCTGGGGAGAACATGAGATAGACTATATCTTATTTGTGCAGAAGGATGTGACACTGAATCCTGACCCCAACGAGATCCAAAGCTACTGCTACGTGACACAGAAAGAACTGAAACAGCTCCTGGACAAAGCTGCCAGGAATGAAGTCAAGATTACTCCATGGTTCAAGCTGATAGCAGAGACCTTTCTTTTTAAGTGGTGGGATAACTTGAATAACTTGAACAAATTTGTtgaacatgaaaaaatacaCCGAATGTGA